One segment of Paenibacillus sp. FSL R7-0337 DNA contains the following:
- a CDS encoding phosphotransferase: MTEDERGWSGAEVRRVGVTYADGQRGSMIFKEVVLKERMAMKRLTDQGHRNTPAAFSADTQTDEPKWMAMEDLGRIKMAPLGPNWTPRVAEALARIHARNLRRGSEMSWLPHADRKYWEDYVITTLSVDHFEALTVQNPDFSREFGAYLPLLREKASIFARDMAALYREKESLTLTHGDLQPADGSHVRDYNGELYIIDFGWCHYAPFYIDLVSYFNLEDSKMYYNALLSNGVSLSFADFYERLRAAFRYSGLIYLYPSIRQWSSGPTELTGKRLLQMLKIVLTGEFPERKIDYSSQLFSKLLKEHNNGTLHLCIQAD; the protein is encoded by the coding sequence ATGACAGAAGACGAACGCGGGTGGTCTGGTGCGGAAGTGCGCCGGGTAGGAGTTACTTATGCAGATGGTCAACGGGGAAGTATGATCTTTAAAGAAGTTGTCCTGAAAGAACGTATGGCTATGAAAAGGTTAACTGACCAAGGCCACCGGAACACGCCAGCAGCCTTTTCTGCGGACACTCAGACAGATGAGCCTAAGTGGATGGCGATGGAGGATTTGGGGAGAATCAAGATGGCTCCGCTGGGTCCAAATTGGACACCGAGGGTTGCAGAGGCACTGGCTAGAATCCATGCCCGTAATTTGCGTAGAGGTTCTGAGATGTCTTGGCTTCCCCACGCTGACCGTAAGTATTGGGAGGATTATGTGATTACGACATTGTCTGTGGATCATTTTGAAGCGCTCACTGTACAAAACCCGGATTTTAGCCGGGAATTTGGCGCTTATCTGCCATTACTGCGTGAGAAAGCCAGCATTTTTGCGCGTGATATGGCGGCTTTATACAGGGAGAAGGAGAGTCTGACCCTTACGCATGGTGATTTACAGCCAGCAGATGGTTCACATGTCCGTGATTATAATGGAGAGCTGTATATCATTGATTTCGGGTGGTGTCATTATGCCCCTTTTTATATCGATCTGGTCAGTTATTTCAACCTTGAGGATTCCAAAATGTATTACAACGCACTCCTCTCAAACGGTGTATCTCTTAGCTTTGCTGATTTTTACGAAAGATTGAGGGCAGCCTTTCGTTACAGCGGGCTGATCTATTTGTACCCCAGTATCAGACAATGGTCTTCCGGTCCTACGGAACTAACGGGCAAGCGTCTGCTTCAGATGTTGAAAATTGTACTTACCGGCGAATTTCCTGAACGTAAGATAGATTACTCTAGCCAACTCTTCTCAAAGCTGCTTAAGGAGCATAACAACGGTACACTTCATCTATGTATTCAAGCGGATTAA
- a CDS encoding YheC/YheD family protein: MPETLLYQSSADLYRMLKSSPVVYVKPINGTGGRGILRIERQREGKSLFDIQGRRQSRQIIAPRKVSLNRLETIVRQWCLGGKFLVQQGIPLRLPSGRFHDYRMLVQKNGQGNWEFTDMAGRVGAARSGDNSIYRKALVRPLEYAMWVYKNKNTPSSSKVVEE, translated from the coding sequence TTGCCGGAGACGCTGCTCTACCAGTCCTCTGCCGATCTGTACCGGATGCTGAAATCCAGCCCCGTTGTCTATGTGAAGCCTATCAACGGCACCGGGGGGCGCGGCATCCTGCGGATCGAACGCCAGCGAGAAGGCAAGTCCCTCTTCGATATCCAGGGACGCCGCCAGAGCCGCCAGATCATCGCCCCGCGCAAGGTGTCGCTGAACCGGCTGGAGACCATCGTCCGCCAGTGGTGTCTGGGCGGCAAATTCCTTGTGCAGCAGGGCATCCCGCTGCGGCTGCCCAGCGGCCGGTTCCATGACTACCGGATGCTGGTGCAGAAGAACGGCCAGGGCAACTGGGAGTTCACCGACATGGCCGGCCGGGTGGGCGCCGCCCGCTCCGGCGACAACAGCATCTACCGCAAAGCGCTGGTTCGCCCGTTGGAGTACGCGATGTGGGTGTATAAGAATAAGAACACGCCTAGTTCTTCTAAGGTGGTTGAGGAGTAG